From Lysinibacillus sp. SGAir0095, the proteins below share one genomic window:
- the jag gene encoding RNA-binding cell elongation regulator Jag/EloR, producing MKQITQLGATVEEAISIALQQLNTTREQVEVEVLQEAKKGFLGFGARQAKVSVTVKEVEVENVVSSNDADKFDDVNQIVSEKEIVEQEEKAEQAVSETIVEQTIFVEEQEDPIESAKNYLISIAKDMGIEDLKIGTQKQGKNILFKLESEKAALLIGKRGATLNALQQLAQLIVNKSAKSFLMVKLDVENYRERRKEALELLAERMADKAIHTGKKVSFEPMPSYERKVIHNALANRVDIETYSEGIEPNRYLVIEPVK from the coding sequence GTGAAACAAATTACGCAATTAGGCGCAACAGTAGAAGAAGCGATCTCAATAGCGTTACAACAGCTAAATACTACTCGTGAACAAGTAGAAGTTGAAGTTTTACAAGAAGCGAAAAAAGGATTTTTAGGTTTTGGGGCACGTCAAGCTAAAGTAAGTGTCACTGTAAAAGAGGTAGAAGTTGAAAATGTAGTATCAAGTAATGATGCTGACAAATTCGATGATGTTAATCAGATTGTTTCTGAAAAAGAAATAGTAGAACAAGAAGAAAAAGCTGAGCAAGCTGTATCTGAAACAATAGTGGAACAAACGATATTCGTTGAGGAGCAGGAAGATCCAATTGAATCTGCAAAAAACTATCTAATTAGTATCGCTAAAGATATGGGAATTGAAGATTTAAAAATTGGCACTCAAAAGCAAGGAAAAAATATTTTATTTAAGCTGGAAAGTGAAAAAGCAGCACTTTTAATTGGAAAACGTGGTGCTACTTTAAATGCATTACAACAATTAGCACAATTGATAGTGAATAAAAGTGCAAAATCCTTTCTAATGGTCAAGCTAGATGTTGAAAATTATCGTGAACGTCGAAAAGAAGCTTTAGAATTATTGGCGGAGAGAATGGCGGATAAAGCGATTCATACAGGAAAGAAAGTATCGTTTGAACCAATGCCTTCCTACGAACGAAAAGTAATTCATAATGCATTGGCAAATCGCGTGGATATCGAAACCTATTCAGAAGGTATTGAGCCAAATCGTTATCTAGTTATTGAACCAGTAAAATAA